The following are encoded together in the Rhizoctonia solani chromosome 10, complete sequence genome:
- a CDS encoding CHAT domain protein: MPVADLAHENLFQLGVSHFDQFQDLGRPDDIEKAIECFSRALELTPDGHPRLSDLHANLGASYGSRYRRFGEISDLHKTIESASRALAITPSGHPDLPNRHGNLGTIYTDRYRRLGEIADLEKSIEHRSRALTLTPEGHPDLPRRHAGLSVSYSDRYRRFGELADLERVIECHSRAIALTPDGDPNLPDRHAALGVSYSDRYLRLGEIADLEKAIECDSRALALTPDGHPDLPDRHASLGVSYTDRYRRLGGLADLEKAIECDSRALELTPDGHPDLPTRHSALGASYSDRHQRLGELTDLEKVIECHSSALALTPDGHPDLQDRHTNMGVSYADRYQRLGEIADLEKTIEHYSHALALTPDGHPDLPDRHGNLGTAYSDQYRRLSKIADLEKSIEHNLHALTLTPEGHPDLLGRHAALGVSYNDKYRHLGKLADLESAIKWQSSALTLTPDDHPGMPDRYSNLGLSYGDRYRHLGEPLDLEKAVEYHSRALELTPDGHQQLSFRHYNRATSCHEQYQRTNDPSHLDISLRSFRRASQLLNGPPRDVFKNALRWANLASKHSYLDCMEAFRSTIDLLPHFLWLGSKTTQRYYDISIAENLALKAASAAILSSEYALALEWLEHARCVVWNQSLTLRSPVDVLHASHPDLATQLQSISQQLHHVNSQPPSSQSAADTPERRHRLAREYNDLVAQVHKLPGFENFLLPTQTNELIKAARNGPIVVINCGEDRCDALLVMPGSSEIACIPLPGFTGAKAKRTRIEMDKSIRNRRSSERGIERRPLQEEELDFQNVLADLWYEIVKPVLDFLGYTHESGLEPKSMPHITWCPTGALSFLPLHAAGDYSRPQSRVFDHVISSYTPTLTALLSSSSSALYRTSRVLIVGQEATPGHQQLPGTKQELECIVRHMQGRVGYSQLLGNQATKTGVLDAMEEHNWVHLACHAHQNAHDPTESGFFLHDGTLELALINQRSLKNKGLAFLSACQTATGDEKLPDEAIHLASGMLITGYSSVIATMWSVYDEDAPMVADRVYAQLMKDGKIGNGEAGRALHGAVAELRDKVGEREFSHWVPYIHIGS, encoded by the exons ATGCCGGTGGCCGATTTGG CGCACGAAAACCTGTTTCAGTTGGGTGTGTCCCATTTTGACCAATTTCAAGATCTAGGCAGGCCCGATGATATCGAAAAAGCAATAGAATGCTTttctcgtgcactcgaactGACCCCCGACGGTCATCCTCGCTTGTCAGACCTACACGCTAATCTGGGTGCATCCTACGGCAGTCGATATAGGCGCTTTGGTGAAATCTCCGACCTCCATAAAACGATCGAATCCGCATCCCGTGCACTTGCGATCACTCCCAGTGGTCATCCAGACTTGCCGAACCGACATGGTAATCTGGGCACGATATATActgatcgatatcgacgcctCGGCGAAATCGCCGACCTCGAAAAATCAATCGAGCACAGGTCGCGTGCCCTCACTCTCACTCCTGAAGGCCACCCGGACTTGCCGCGCCGTCATGCTGGGCTAAGTGTGTCATATAGCGATAGATATCGACGTTTTGGCGAGCTCGCCGACCTCGAAAGGGTAATCGAATGCCACTCTCGTGCAATCGCACTCACTCCCGATGGTGACCCGAATCTGCCAGACCGACACGCTGCGCTAGGCGTGTCGTACAGCGATAGATATCTGCGTCTCGGTGAAATTGCCGACCTCGAGAAAGCAATCGAATGTGACTCTCGCGCTCTCGCGCTCACCCCAGATGGTCATCCGGACTTGCCCGACCGGCATGCTAGTTTAGGTGTctcatacaccgatcgatatcgacgcctGGGTGGACTCGCCGACCTCGAAAAAGCCATTGAATGCGACTCCCGTGCACTTgaactcactcccgacggtcACCCGGACTTGCCAACAAGGCATTCTGCGCTGGGTGCATCGTACAGTGATCGACATCAACGCCTTGGTGAGCTTACCGACCTCGAGAAAGTAATCGAATGCCACTCTAGCGCGCTCGCGCTTACTCCTGATGGTCACCCGGACCTGCAAGACCGACACACTAATATGGGTGTCTCATACGCTGATCGATATCAACGTCTTGGTGAAATTGCTGACCTTGAGAAAACAATTGAACATTACTCTCATGCACTCGCACTCACTCCCGATGGCCACCCAGACTTACCGGACCGACATGGTAACCTAGGCACGGCATATAGTGATCAATATCGGCGCCTCAGTAAAATCGCCGACCTCGAGAAATCAATCGAACACAATTTGCATGCCCTCACTCTTACTCCTGAAGGTCATCCGGACTTACTGGGACGACATGCTGCACTAGGCGTTTCATATAACGATAAATATCGGCACCTTGGCAAACTCGCTGACCTCGAGAGTGCAATCAAATGGCAATCCAGTGCACTCACACTCACTCCTGATGATCATCCAGGCATGCCAGATCGGTATAGTAATCTGGGCTTGTCATACGGTGATCGATATCGGCACCTTGGCGAACCCCTCGACCTTGAGAAAGCGGTGGAATACCACTCTCGTGCACTGGAACTGACTCCCGATGGACACCAGCAATTGTCTTTTAGGCACTACAATCGGGCCACATCTTGCCATGAACAATATCAGCGCACAAATGACCCTTCACATTTAGATATTTCGCTCCGTTCCTTTCGCAGAGCTTCCCAGTTACTCAATGGGCCACCGCGTGATGTGTTTAAAAACGCTCTTCGCTGGGCAAACCTTGCGTCTAAGCACAGCTATCTCGACTGCATGGAAGCCTTCCGTTCCACGATCGATCTTCTGCCTCATTTTTTATGGCTTGGCTCTAAGACCACCCAACGATACTATGATATATCCATAGCTGAAAACCTGGCTCTGAAGGCGGCCTCTGCTGCCATACTATCATCCGAGTATGCGTTGGCGCTCGAATGGCTCGAGCATGCGCGATGCGTAGTCTGGAATCAGAGCCTTACGCTTCGATCCCCTGTAGACGTACTTCACGCCTCTCATCCCGACCTTGCTACTCAGCTCCAGTCAATTTCTCAACAGTTACATCATGTCAACTCTCAACCCCCGTCATCTCAGTCGGCTGCAGATACTCCCGAGCGTCGCCATCGCCTAGCTAGGGAATACAATGATCTAGTAGCCCAGGTACACAAGCTACCAGGATTCGAGAACTTTCTTCTTCCGACACAGACCAACGAGTTAATCAAAGCGGCTCGAAATGGGCCTATTGTTGTTATTAATTGCGGAGAAGATCGCTGTGATGCACTACTAGTCATGCCAGGAAGTAGTGAAATTGCTTGCATTCCTCTTCCTGGATTTACTGGTGCGAAGGCCAAGCGCACTCGCATTGAAATGGACAAATCGATCAGGAATAGACGATCAAGTGAACGTGGCATAGAGCGCCGACCGCTACAAGAGGAAGAGCTCGACTTTCAAAATGTACTCGCAGACCTTTGGTATGAGATTGTGAAACCAGTGCTAGACTTTCTTGGGTACACG CATGAAAGTGGTTTAGAACCCAAAAGTATGCCGCATATAACATGGTGCCCAACTGGCGCACTATCATTCCTCCCTCTGCATGCTGCCGGAGACTACAGCcggccacaatcaagggtGTTCGACCACGTCATATCATCTTACACCCCCACCCTTACTGCTCTTCtctcctcgtcttccagTGCGTTGTATCGCACCTCCCGGGTGCTTATCGTAGGCCAAGAAGCTACACCAGGTCATCAGCAGCTGCCAGGAACTAAGCAGGAGCTCGAGTGTATTGTGCGTCACATGCAAGGAAGGGTCGGATACTCGCAGTTGTTGGGAAACCAAGCAACAAAGACGGGCGTGCTCGATGCGATGGAGGAGCATAACTGGGTTCATCTCGCTTGCCATGCCCACCAGAACGCTCATGATCCGACCGAGAGCGGGTTCTTCCTACATGATGGCACCTTGGAACTAGCGTTAATCAATCAGCGTTCGCTGAAAAATAAAGGCCTAGCATTCCTCTCGGCTTGCCAGACGGCCACAGGAGACGAGAAGCTGCCTGACGAAGCAATACACCTCGCATCAGGCATGCTGATAACAGGATATTCGAGCGTGATTGCTACAATGTGGTCGGTGTACGATGAGGACGCGCCAATGGTGGCCGACAGGGTGTATGCACAGCTGATGAAAGACGGAAAGATTGGAAACGGAGAAGCCGGGAGAGCACTACATGGCGCGGTGGCGGAGCTGCGGGACAAAGTTGGAGAAAGGGAGTTTAGCCACTGGGTGCCTTATATCCATATAGGCTCGTAG
- a CDS encoding C4-dicarboxylate transporter/malic acid transporter, protein MTASLFGPGGRYSYPAPIFIVNPLAEDINPSGGLLAYHQSFVDVDDGGERRSRDADDQAPWSAFGGPSARQRPDQGAFRDFAPSWFTVVMGTGAVSALLHSFPYGHEPVLHAFGAAFLLLNVILLFVFLGFAIVRYVRHPEVFKMMFMHPLQSLYVGCLPMGFATIINALLNVRDDYFPESRTFVYVLWGLWWFDMVVSVPVYFLILYTMISRHEHSIPTLNAVWILPTITLIVPSTTGALLAEALVPYSSTHALIGVFVSASSLVLGLGMALMLMPLYILRLITIGLPPGTIIATKFVPVGPCGQGGAAFIILGKVGAKLAEEGAAKNLYLRAPQPPALIGFVAGYFLWTLGIWWVVLSIVSIYETWRANRPKFAAGFWGMVFPLGVYSMLTIYLSQVLDSAFFRIVASVLCLFVFMLWTTLAFLTVRDLVKDTEGLLNSSFEPQIAPTQDGNVLADPASSTDTVC, encoded by the exons ATGACGGCATCCCTCTTCGGCCCTGGGGGTAGGTATTCTTACCCCGCACCGATTTTCATTGTAAATCCCCTTGCGGAGGATATAAACCCGAGTGGGGGTCTTTTAGCTTACCACCAAAGCTTCGTTGATGTCGATGACGGTGGGGAACGCAGATCTAGAGACGCAGATGACCAAGCGCCGTGGTCAGCGTTCGGTGGCCCGTCAGCTCGTCAGCGACCGGATCAG GGGGCGTTTAGAGACTTCGCTCCATCGTGGTTTACCGTGGTCATGG GGACGGGCGCTGTGTCTGCCCTCCTTCACAGTTTTCCGTATGGGCACGAGCCTGTATTACACGCGTTTGGGGCTGCGTTTCTTCTCTTGAACGTAATTCTGCTTTTCGTGTTTTTGGGTTTCGCCATTGTTCGATATGTTAGGCATCCAGAG GTTTTCAAAATGATGTTCATGCATCCCCTCCAGAGCTTGTATGTTG GATGCTTACCAATGGGGTTTGCTACCATTATCAATGCTCTGCTGAATGTTCGAGACGACTATTTTCCGGAGTCTCGAACCTTTGTCTATGTGCTTTGGGGGCTATGGTGGTTCGATATGGTTGTTTCCGTCCCCGTATATTTCCTTATTCTTTACACAAT GATTTCTCGTCACGAACATAGCATCCCAACACTTAACGCTGTCTGGATTCTTCCGACCATCACACTTATTGTTCCTTCCACGACAGGAGCACTCTTGGCCGAAGCTCTTGTTCCCTATTCATCAACTCACGCCCTTATTGGGGTGTTTGTATCCGCCTCTTCGCTAGTCCTTGGGCTCGGAATGGCACTAATGCTTATGCCCTTGTACATCCTACGGCTAATAACGATCGGTCTACCCCCCGGTACTATTATTGCCACGAAATTCGTGCCAGTCGGGCCATGTGGTCAA GGAGGAGCCGCTTTTATTATTCTTGGAAAGGTCGGCGCAAAGTTGGCTGAGGAAGGCGCCGCTAAGAACCTTTACCTGCGCGCTCCACAACCACCGGCACTCATAGGCTTCGTAGCCGGGTACTTTCTCTGGACACTTGGCATTTGGTGGGTTGTGCTATCCATCGTGTCAATATACGAAACATGGCGAGCCAATCGGCCGAAATTCGCCGCGGGGTTCTGGGGAATGGTCTTCCCACTG GGTGTCTATAGTATGCTCACGATATATCTGTCCCAAGTTCTCGATTCAGCTTTCTTCCGCATCGTCGCTTCCGTGCTTTGCCTTTTCGTTTTTATGCTTTGGACGACTCTTGCTTTTTTGACCGTTCGTGATTTGGTAAAGGATACAGAGGGACTACTCAACAGTTCATTTGAGCCTCAGATTGCTCCCACTCAGGATGGTAATGTGCTTGCGGACCCAGCTTCTTCCACGGATACCGTGTGTTAG
- a CDS encoding eukaryotic translation initiation factor 3 subunit G, whose product MAAVAAPPKASWADDVDEFSDLPQNSDTVDENGIRTIIEYSTNEEGKRIKTTRRIKRTLKKALVDHATAERKQWVKFGNEKGNKPGPDRATTTVGEALGLKLSAGPKNSEPEPDPDAAARAALGGKKILCRVCQGDHFTTKCPYKETLGLGTSDDMPPPEDGPAARPEQPTGGKYVPPSMRAGAGAGRGGETMFRNNRDDLPTLRVTNVSEDTQEDDLRDLFSKFGRVARVYVGRDRETGAGKGYAFVSFEEKANAERAMQKVHGMGYDNLILSVQWSQPREPRAG is encoded by the exons ATGGCAGCCGTAGC AGCACCTCCAAAGGCCTCTTGGGCAGATGACGTTGACGAATTCAGTG ACTTGCCACAGAACTCGGATACCGTAGACGAGAATGGAATCCGTACTATTATCGAATACAGCACAAACGAAGAGGGAAAGCGCATTAAA ACGACCCGCCGCATAAAACGCACACTCAAAAAAGCCCTCGTCGATCACGCCACAGCTGAACGCAAACAATGGGTCAAATTTGGGAACGAAAAGGGTAACAAGCCAGGCCCGGATCGTGCTACTACAACGGTCGGAGAGGCACTGGGATTAAAGTTGAGCGCTGGACCCAAG AACTCGGAACCTGAACCCGATCCAGATGCTGCCGCCCGTGCTGCGCTTGGTGGCAAGAAGATTTTGTGTCGTGTTTGCCAGGGAGACCACTTTACCACCAAGTGTCCTTACAAGGAGACTCTTGGACTTGGTACTA GCGATGATATGCCTCCACCGGAGGATGGCCCCGCTGCTCGTCCTGAACAACCCACTG GAGGAAAATATGTTCCTCCCTCTATGCgtgctggtgctggtgcgGGCCGTGGCGGAGAAACCATGTTCCGAAACAACAGAGACGACCTTCCCACTCTGCGTGTTACAAACGTTAGCGAGGATACACAAGAAGACGATTTGCGCGATCTATTCTCCAA GTTCGGGCGCGTTGCGCGTGTTTACGTTGGTCGGGATCGCGAAACCGGTGCCGGCAAAGGATACGCGTTTGTCAGTTTCGAGGAAAAGGCGAATGCGGAGAGGGCGATGCAAAAAGTCCATGGCATGG GCTACGACAATCTGATTCTGAGCGTCCAGTGGTCGC AACCGAGAGAACCCAGGGCTGGATAG
- a CDS encoding NADPH-dependent methylglyoxal reductase GRE2 protein: MPFIQSPAKVLLTGANGYFAIHAIKDLLDRGYTVVGTVRPEHKGEELIKLFPLYTGKLTYTVVPDILKTGAFDQVIKEGNFDAVAHAASPVVVPGGTIQDFVKPAIDGTVGILDSIKAYGRTVKRVTIVSSTAAMNTFQKGVKHNELLENPRGKGRVEWWSENEKHVDWDLVTIKPSFMVGEPIHAVTSRDQLSSTNEVLSAISKPHDDPTQGPWTIVHVRDVAVIHSAILEKNEHLGGRRVITVGSEPSWQDMYDAFADFSGVPKGSPGVGTTSGTGSPSWDTSFARELLGRDFMGTKETLVETEQYYRKKGWSFFV; this comes from the exons ATGCCTTTCATACAATCACCCGCCAAAGTCCTTCTCACAGGCGCCAATGGTTATTTCGCTATACACGCTATCAAGGACCTCCTCGATCGAGGGTACACCG TGGTTGGAACTGTTCGACCAGAGCACAAAGGCGAAGAGCTAATCAAACTATTCCCCTTATACACCGGTAAACTCACTTATACAGTGGTTCCCGATATCCTCAAA ACAGGCGCATTCGACCAAGTAATCAAAGAAGGAAACTTTGATGCCGTAGCTCACGCTGCATCACCTGTCGTCGTTCCAGGTGGCACAATCCAAG ATTTTGTCAAGCCTGCGATAGATGGAACAGTTGGAATTCTCGACAGCATCAAGGCTTACGG CCGAACCGTTAAACGAGTAACCATCGTATCGTCTACCGCTGCAATGAACACCTTCCAGAAGGGAGTAAAACACAACGAG TTACTCGAAAACCCTCGCGGAAAAGGCCGTGTGGAATGGTGGTCCGAGAACGAGAAGCATGTCGACTGGGATTTGGTCACTATCAAGCCTAGTTTT ATGGTTGGTGAACCAATCCACGCGGTCACATCCAGAGACCAACTTTCATCCACGAACGAAGTTCTTTCGGCCATCTCTAAACCTCACGATGACCCAACCCAGGGGCCATGGACCATTGTCCACGTAAGAGATGTTGCTGTCATCCATTCAGCTATACTCGAGAAAAATGAACACTTGGGCGGAAGAAGAGTGATTACTGTAGGAAGTGAACCAAGCTGGCAAGATATGT ATGACGCCTTTGCTGACTTCTCCGGTGTGCCCAAGGGGAGTCCGGGTGTTGGAACCACGTCTGGCACTGGATCCCCGAGTTGGGATACCAGTTTTGCTCGTGAACTTCTTGGAAGGGACTTTATGGGTACTAAGGAGACTTTGGTTGAGACTGAACAGTATTACCGAAAGAAAGGCTGGTCGTTTTTTGTTTGA
- a CDS encoding NADPH-dependent methylglyoxal reductase GRE2 protein, giving the protein MPFIQAPAKILLTGANGYYAAHVIKDLLDHGYAVVGTVRSESKGQELAKIFPEHAEKFSYAVVPDIVKAGAFDQVIEQGGFDAVAHAASPVVVPGGTFEDFVKPAIDGTVGILDSIKSYGQTVKRVIVTSSTVSVYTSQKDVVHNETHWNEPIIKHVEEQGEKAASIMIYIYSKTLAEKAIWKWWSENKQGVNWDLATINPSFMIGAPINAVSSRDQLTSTNAVLSSILAPHTDLSERAWPVTHVRDVAAIHSALFERAEDVSGRRVIVVGSEPSWQDMYDALAQFSGVPKGVPGVGTNPDTGSPSWDTTYARELLGKEFIGTKDMFIETEEYYRQKGWSYFV; this is encoded by the exons ATGCCTTTTATTCAAGCCCCTGCCAAGATCCTGCTCACGGGCGCCAATGGCTACTATGCAGCACATGTCATCAAAGACCTCCTTGACCATGGATATGCCG TCGTTGGAACTGTTCGCTCCGAATCCAAAGGCCAAGAATTAGCCAAAATCTTCCCCGAGCACGCCGAAAAATTCAGCTATGCGGTAGTTCCGGATATCGTCAAG GCCGGAGCATTCGATCAAGTTATCGAGCAAGGAGGTTTTGATGCTGTTGCGCATGCCGCATCGCCAGTGGTTGTTCCGGGGGGCACATTCGAAG ATTTCGTCAAGCCAGCCATTGATGGGACAGTCGGGATTCTCGACAGTATCAAGTCTTACGG GCAAACCGTCAAACGGGTAATTGTCACATCATCCACAGTGTCAGTGTATACCTCTCAAAAAGACGTCGTGCATAACGAA ACGCACTGGAATGAGCCCATCATAAAACATGTTGAGGAACAAGGAGAAAAGGCGGCCTCCATTATGATTTACATCTACTCCAAAACTCTTGCTGAGAAGGCTATCTGGAAGTGGTGGTCCGAAAACAAGCAAGGCGTCAATTGGGATCTAGCAACCATCAACCCTTCGTTT ATGATTGGAGCACCCATAAACGCTGTTTCCTCCCGAGATCAACTAACATCCACCAACGCGGTTCTCTCCTCCATCCTTGCCCCGCACACGGACCTGTCCGAGAGAGCATGGCCTGTCACACACGTCCGAGATGTCGCAGCCATCCACTCGGCATTGTTCGAACGTGCGGAAGACGTAAGCGGCAGAAGGGTTATCGTCGTAGGTAGTGAGCCCAGTTGGCAGGATATGT ACGACGCGCTTGCGCAATTCTCGGGAGTTCCTAAAGGGGTTCCCGGTGTAGGAACTAATCCAGATACCGGATCCCCGTCATGGGATACAACATACGCCCGTGAGCTACTTGGGAAGGAGTTTATCGGGACGAAGGATATGTTCATCGAGACTGAGGAGTATTACAGGCAAAAGGGATGGTCGTACTTTGTTTGA
- a CDS encoding F-box protein: MLLPSGRIPQTQNNSTRSQCLFYSTSYASRLPNEVWVYILESLPVPDIIRCRLVCRKIRHVIDNTARIQYPMELFATGQVDGGLESPLSTADRLAQLREIDRGWRTLEWKSHKNYPWNGDCPNYELAGGVFARGRSTLPDTGQFDIDDVHHFTAAIDVIVFPSRDGTQSVPEWSHERVGILVHDFTIAPEEDLVVLVGHRHEGAIDEPIPIHLRTLSSNKPHPMATLPVLFAHPQPPDVFISDFTIQIYNSFLGILFWGSHAFHLLIWDWCTGDIIVDYPAPAGIHFDDFSFLSDSSFLIPSSSAAGAALRVYSFAHLLPSSHPSYNPLYQDTIPSRPFADFPIGRAPHHLEFDNSGRRVAPACWTPQRPGVTVRSFHMGNHIFCVSHLGEHHRSSDVAPAGLSGLTRRPLLSSLLRFPKPKKEWNVGIMTCRVDPLPRYDLRRYTASEGLKKDEKRKGKEKAVEGEEALEGQEEEEEEEIEQEEETRFAPRRAFHADPDRAIIALSSGLVPVRSGVFAGVVYLDEGSLAWEEGERSEETSSSCASTSSMDHQFSTTYESTSDDGASTSAHTNPPPAGTLVPWIDLHMPPSSIPIPTEPPLMSVFDHSSESSGHEPIQIQIHDATIGEEGGGLAGAAAAYSHGPPIHTHTQTQAPPQAPPQAQPQPQTHFHPQNGPEPLVMPQQPPQQQEEEPPIDDLDRLYFNLFVHCCALRKFADPDAQGPTRQTHRPRVFEWNDWAPPITRLLTRMPMPAWACISHGQRFATLGVVGEGVWEAEGSGSGILTSSGQEQSTTPMTQPDIEPTPVPIGNIDPWIPDGGPGGANFERPVRVLDFNPYGIRRGYKDDLNKTGNKVRIVDEPSVLKASNYWESDVVSCLPYREVVTREELLLSGVMIDGERVLGMQSDERGNVSAMHVMQV, encoded by the exons ATGCTTTTGCCATCTGGGCGTATACCCCAAACacaaaacaacagtactcgGTCACAATGTCTGTTCTACAGCACGAGCTATGCGAGTCGACTGCCCAATGAAGTCTGGGTCTATATCTTGGAGAGTCTGCCAGTGCCGGATATTATCCGTTGTAGACTG GTTTGCAGAAAGATACGTCATGTGATCGACAACACAGCACGGATCCAGTACCCGATGGAGCTGTTTGCAACGGGCCAAGTGGACGGAGGATTGGAGAGTCCGCTCTCGACCGCTGACCGCTTAGCTCAGCTGCGAGAAATCGACCGAGGCTGGCGCACGCTCGAGTGGAAGTCACACAAGAATTATCCCTGGAATGGAGACTGTCCAAACTATGAATTGGCCGGCGGAGTTTTTGCTCGCGGTCGCTCCACTCTTCCTGACACTGGACAGTTCGACATTGACGACGTCCACCACTTTACCGCCGCCATTGATGTTATTGTCTTTCCCTCGCGCGATGGCACCCAGTCTGTTCCCGAGTGGTCACACGAGCGAGTCGGTATCCTTGTTCATGATTTTACAATCGCCCCCGAGGAAGATCTGGTGGTACTGGTCGGACACAGGCATGAAGG AGCGATAGATGAACCAATTCCAATCCATCTCCGTACCTTGTCAAGTAACAAGCCTCACCCAATGGCAACGCTCCCTGTGCTGTTTGCCCACCCTCAGCCACCCGATGTTTTTATCTCCGACTTTACCATTCAAATATACAACTCATTTCTTGGCATCCTCTTTTGGGGATCTCATGCATTTCATCTCTTGATTTGGGACTGGTGTACAGGCGACATCATAGTC GATTATCCCGCTCCGGCCGGTATACATTTCGACGACTTTTCATTCCTTTCTGATTCTTCATTTCTTATTCCATCAAGTAGCGCAGCCGGTGCCGCTCTCAGAGTATACTCTTTTGCCCATCTCTTACCCTCTTCCCACCCCTCTTACAACCCACTCTACCAAGACACCATACCTTCCCGTCCATTTGCCGACTTTCCAATCGGCCGAGCACCACACCATCTCGAGTTTGATAATTCGGGACGACGGGTCGCTCCAGCATGTTGGACACCTCAACGGCCCGGCGTAACCGTACGTTCATTCCACATGGGGAACCACATATTTTGCGTCAGCCATCTCGGCGAACACCACCGTTCAAGCGATGTTGCTCCTGCTGGTCTGTCCGGTCTGACCCGGCGTCCGCTATTATCTTCGCTCTTACGGTTCCCAAAACCGAAGAAGGAATGGAACGTAGGGATCATGACTTGCCGGGTCGACCCATTGCCGCGATATGACCTCCGGCGATATACTGCGTCCGAAGGACTGAAAAAGGACGAAAAGAGAAAGGGGAAGGAAAAGGCGGTCGAGGGCGAAGAAGCATTAGAGGGacaagaggaggaagaggaagaagaaataGAACAAGAAGAGGAAACACGGTTCGCGCCTCGCCGAGCGTTCCATGCGGATCCTGACCGAGCGATCATTGCACTCTCGAGCGGACTTGTTCCTGTTCGCTCCGGTGTGTTTGCGGGGGTGGTATATCTTGATGAGGGATCATTAGCATGGGAGGAAGGAGAACGGAGCGAGGAGACCTCATCGA GTTGTGCGTCAACATCATCGATGGACCATCAATTCTCGACCACCTATGAGTCAACTTCTGACGACGGTGCTTCCACGTCTGCGCATACGAACCCACCACCAGCAGGGACTCTTGTCCCGTGGATAGACCTCCATATGCCCCCTTCTTCCATTCCTATACCCACCGAGCCTCCTTTGATGTCTGTATTTGATCACTCGAGCGAATCAAGCGGACACGAGCCGATTCAGATCCAAATTCACGACGCCACTATTGGTGAAGAAGGTGGTGGACTCGCAGGCGCCGCAGCCGCATATAGCCATGGTCCCCCTATTCATACCCACACCCAAACTCAAGCCCCGCCCCAAGCCCCACCTCAAGCTCAACCACAGCCGCAAACTCACTTCCACCCTCAAAACGGTCCTGAACCACTTGTTATGCCGCAACAGCCACCTCAGCAACAAGAGGAAGAGCCCCCCATAGACGATCTTGACCGATTATATTTCAACTTGTTCGTGCACTGCTGCGCCTTGCGGAAATTTGCGGATCCCGATGCGCAAGGTCCTACTCGACAAACACATCGGCCGAGGGTGTTTGAATGGAACGATTGGGCCCCGCCTATCACCCGCTTGTTAACACGAATGCCGATGCCTGCGTGGGCGTGTATCTCACATGGGCAGAGGTTCGCCACGCTGGGTGTAGTGGGGGAGGGCGTTTGGGAAGCGGAAGGTAGTGGTAGTGGTATTTTGACTAGTAGCGGGCAAGAACAATCAACCACGCCCATGACTCAGCCTGACATTGAACCTACTCCGGTTCCTATTGGTAACATCGACCCATGGATACCAGACGGCGGACCAGGCGGAGCCAACTTTGAACGCCCGGTTCGAGTACTGGACTTTAACCCCTATGGCATCCGACGAGGCTATAAGGACGACCTGAACAAGACAGGGAACAAAGTTCGTATCGTGGACGAGCCAAGCGTTTTGAAAGCGAGTAACTACTGGGAGTCCGACGTTGTCAGTTGCTTGCCCTATCGGGAAGTCGTTACCCGTGAAGAACTTTTGCTGTCCGGAGTTATGATTGACGGAGAGAGGGTCTTGGGTATGCAG AGCGATGAAAGAGGAAACGTCTCCGCAATGCATGTCATGCAGGTTTGA